A DNA window from Allokutzneria albata contains the following coding sequences:
- the aroB gene encoding 3-dehydroquinate synthase: protein MTNAGTEPVRVRVATAQPYDVVIGRGLLTEILETLKGVGTVAILHQPTLTATAESLREELEGAGASAHRVELPDAEDGKSLAVAGFCWDVLGRIGMDRGGVIVSLGGGATTDLAGFIAGTWMRGVRVVHVPTTLLGMVDAAVGGKAGINTEAGKNLVGVFHEPMAVFVDLATLESLPRNELVAGMAEVVKGGFIADPVILDLIEADPEAALDPTGDVLAELVRRKIQVKADVVAADLRESSLREVLNYGHTLGHAIERRERYRWRHGAAVSVGMVFVAELARLAGRLDDETVDRHYRVLKAIGLPTTYDADALPQLLETMRGDKKTRSGVLRFVVLDGLAKPGRLEGPEPGLLAAAYSAIARESTSDGGGLLL, encoded by the coding sequence ATGACCAACGCCGGTACCGAGCCCGTGCGGGTCCGGGTCGCCACCGCCCAGCCCTACGACGTCGTCATCGGCAGGGGGCTGCTGACCGAGATCCTGGAGACGCTCAAGGGCGTCGGCACCGTCGCGATCCTGCACCAGCCGACGCTCACCGCCACCGCGGAGAGCCTGCGCGAGGAGCTGGAGGGCGCGGGGGCCTCCGCGCACCGCGTCGAACTGCCCGACGCCGAGGACGGCAAGAGCCTCGCGGTCGCCGGGTTCTGCTGGGACGTGCTCGGCCGCATCGGCATGGACCGGGGCGGCGTGATCGTCTCGCTCGGCGGCGGGGCCACCACGGACCTGGCCGGGTTCATCGCGGGCACCTGGATGCGCGGGGTGCGCGTCGTGCACGTGCCGACCACGCTGCTGGGCATGGTCGACGCCGCGGTGGGCGGCAAGGCCGGGATCAACACCGAGGCGGGCAAGAACCTGGTCGGCGTCTTCCACGAGCCGATGGCCGTTTTCGTCGACCTGGCGACGCTGGAGTCGTTGCCGCGCAACGAACTCGTCGCGGGCATGGCGGAGGTCGTCAAGGGCGGGTTCATCGCCGACCCGGTGATCCTCGACCTGATCGAGGCCGACCCGGAGGCCGCGCTGGACCCGACCGGCGACGTGCTCGCCGAGCTGGTCCGGCGCAAGATCCAGGTCAAGGCGGACGTGGTCGCCGCCGACCTGCGCGAGTCCAGCCTGCGCGAGGTGCTCAACTACGGCCACACCCTCGGCCACGCCATCGAGCGGCGCGAGCGCTACCGCTGGCGGCACGGCGCTGCGGTCAGCGTCGGCATGGTCTTCGTCGCGGAGCTGGCGCGGCTGGCCGGACGCCTGGACGACGAGACGGTGGACCGGCACTACCGCGTGCTGAAGGCGATCGGCCTGCCGACGACCTACGACGCGGACGCGCTGCCGCAGTTGCTGGAAACCATGCGCGGGGACAAGAAGACCCGCTCGGGCGTGCTGCGCTTCGTGGTGCTCGACGGCCTGGCCAAGCCCGGTCGCCTCGAAGGCCCGGAGCCGGGCCTGCTCGCGGCCGCCTACTCCGCGATCGCTCGCGAGTCCACATCGGACGGTGGAGGTCTGCTGCTGTGA
- a CDS encoding trypsin-like serine peptidase, whose protein sequence is MDMSVVSFRLLPAVIAAAIVCAATPAHATGDTLVTDVSQADRAAALAYWTSERMSRTGADSIDRPEVVARPWADQVPQGIGRLFLTHKLGPQGPSEDTWCTATAVPSANKDVAVTAAHCVWPGMTRDDELIEAKNVVFVPGYTNGNRPHGLYAARAFLLPKSYSEHSSPDVAMVVFDQVDGKHLADAAGTQRITFDQTTGGRTAMFGYPGSKQARGQSLLWCDINATSDADRHTTLCDMASGSSGGPWLADFDVRTRTGTIFSVTSKGTLKVDEETGELMTTDLVGPKLDAVARSLLDQAGRR, encoded by the coding sequence ATGGACATGTCTGTCGTGAGCTTCCGGCTGCTGCCCGCGGTGATTGCCGCGGCGATCGTGTGCGCGGCGACCCCGGCACACGCCACAGGCGACACCTTGGTCACGGACGTCAGCCAGGCTGATCGTGCCGCGGCGCTGGCGTACTGGACATCGGAACGGATGAGCCGGACCGGAGCCGATTCGATCGACCGCCCGGAAGTCGTGGCACGCCCGTGGGCGGATCAGGTCCCCCAGGGAATCGGGCGGCTCTTCCTCACCCACAAGCTCGGCCCGCAAGGACCGAGCGAGGACACGTGGTGCACGGCCACGGCAGTGCCCAGCGCGAACAAGGACGTCGCCGTCACCGCCGCGCACTGCGTCTGGCCCGGCATGACTCGTGACGACGAGCTGATCGAAGCGAAGAACGTGGTGTTCGTTCCGGGCTACACCAACGGAAACCGCCCGCACGGCCTGTACGCGGCTCGGGCTTTCCTGCTGCCCAAGTCCTACTCCGAGCACAGTTCGCCCGATGTCGCGATGGTGGTGTTCGACCAGGTCGACGGCAAGCACCTGGCGGACGCGGCAGGCACTCAGCGGATCACCTTCGACCAGACAACAGGCGGCAGGACCGCGATGTTCGGCTACCCCGGTTCCAAGCAGGCGCGCGGGCAATCGCTGCTGTGGTGCGACATCAACGCCACCAGCGACGCCGACCGCCACACCACCCTGTGCGACATGGCGAGCGGTTCGAGCGGCGGTCCCTGGCTGGCGGACTTCGACGTCCGCACCCGCACGGGCACGATCTTCTCCGTCACCAGCAAGGGAACGCTGAAGGTGGACGAGGAGACCGGCGAGCTGATGACCACCGACCTCGTCGGCCCGAAGCTCGACGCGGTGGCCCGCTCCCTGCTCGACCAGGCCGGCCGCCGCTGA
- the aroQ gene encoding type II 3-dehydroquinate dehydratase produces the protein MKVFVLNGPNLGRLGSREPLIYGNETYADLVRLCEETGAELGVEVEVRQTDHEGEMLGWLHEAADAGSPVVLNAGAWTHYSIAVRDACSQLTEPLVEVHISNVHKREEFRHHSHISGIATGVIVGLGLTGYELALRFLAKKARP, from the coding sequence GTGAAGGTCTTCGTGCTCAACGGTCCCAACCTCGGCAGGCTCGGTTCCCGGGAGCCGCTGATCTACGGCAACGAGACCTACGCCGACCTGGTCCGGCTCTGCGAGGAGACCGGGGCGGAGCTGGGCGTCGAGGTCGAGGTCCGGCAGACCGACCACGAGGGCGAGATGCTGGGCTGGCTGCACGAGGCGGCCGACGCCGGCTCGCCGGTGGTGCTCAACGCGGGCGCGTGGACGCATTACTCGATCGCCGTCCGGGACGCCTGCTCGCAGCTCACCGAACCCCTGGTGGAGGTGCACATCTCCAACGTGCACAAGCGCGAGGAGTTCCGGCACCACAGCCACATCTCCGGCATCGCGACCGGGGTGATCGTCGGCCTCGGGCTCACCGGCTACGAGCTGGCGCTGCGCTTCCTGGCCAAGAAGGCCAGACCGTGA
- a CDS encoding shikimate kinase, giving the protein MSPRAIVVGPPGAGKTTVGALLAQTWGVGFRDVDADIVASTGKSISDIFTVDGEAVFREIEERAVAAAVAEHDGVVALGGGAVLSERTRALLADHVVVFLGVGMAEGVRRTGLSSARPLLAGVNPRATFKALLDARLPLYREVATVEVSTDSRTPQEVVEAALEALEVKR; this is encoded by the coding sequence GTGAGTCCGCGCGCGATCGTCGTCGGCCCGCCCGGTGCGGGCAAGACCACCGTGGGCGCCCTGCTGGCGCAGACGTGGGGTGTCGGCTTCCGCGACGTCGACGCCGACATCGTGGCGAGCACCGGCAAGTCGATCAGCGACATCTTCACCGTCGACGGTGAGGCGGTGTTCCGCGAGATCGAGGAGCGCGCCGTGGCCGCCGCGGTCGCCGAGCACGACGGGGTCGTGGCCCTCGGCGGCGGGGCCGTGCTCTCCGAGCGCACCCGCGCACTGCTGGCCGACCACGTCGTGGTGTTCCTCGGCGTGGGCATGGCCGAGGGCGTGCGGCGCACCGGGCTGTCCAGCGCCCGGCCGCTGCTCGCGGGCGTGAACCCGCGCGCCACCTTCAAGGCGCTGCTCGACGCTCGGCTGCCGCTCTACCGCGAGGTGGCCACGGTCGAGGTCAGCACGGACTCCCGCACGCCCCAGGAGGTCGTCGAGGCGGCCCTCGAAGCTCTGGAAGTGAAGCGATGA
- a CDS encoding YbaB/EbfC family nucleoid-associated protein, whose product MFEARIVEFEQLKRDIDEKLEQVQFMTAALASERFQAWSQKRNVQAVVNGNGELLDIIVAKGALRSAHPHLLGPEVVEAVSAARGLAGAENRRRLRNIVPTMVPDDEER is encoded by the coding sequence GTGTTCGAAGCACGGATAGTTGAGTTCGAGCAGCTCAAGCGGGACATCGACGAAAAGCTGGAACAAGTCCAGTTCATGACCGCCGCGCTGGCATCCGAGCGTTTCCAGGCATGGTCGCAGAAGCGGAACGTCCAGGCGGTCGTCAATGGAAACGGCGAGCTACTGGACATCATCGTCGCCAAAGGAGCGCTGCGGAGCGCGCATCCCCATCTGCTGGGACCTGAGGTCGTCGAAGCGGTGAGCGCGGCCCGGGGGCTTGCCGGAGCGGAGAACCGTCGCCGACTGCGGAACATCGTGCCCACGATGGTGCCCGACGACGAGGAGCGGTAA
- a CDS encoding GNAT family N-acetyltransferase, whose amino-acid sequence MNVPELVTERMVLRELRASDAEAVAGIFADPEMSRWLGTDLSNREAAFVNVYSRVSGDYPDGMGHFLFTVDGAAVGIGHLRPSNELPGELAEIGWFVARPHWGTGLAREATEALLRHAFDDLALPTVWALVHPENTGSLKLSQRLGFLDVGERFAYGAVHRVQVAQRPQRTGLHHVELWVGDLDHARDTFGWLLTELGFRQYQLWENGISWRLGPTYIVAERSPARNSDVHDRLLPGLNHLALHAGDRATVDRLTEQSREHGWRLMFGDRHPHAGGEHHYAAYLENADGFQVELVAEPVEV is encoded by the coding sequence GTGAACGTCCCCGAGCTGGTCACCGAGCGGATGGTCCTGCGCGAGCTGCGCGCCTCCGACGCGGAGGCGGTCGCGGGGATCTTCGCCGACCCGGAGATGAGCCGCTGGTTGGGTACCGACCTGAGCAACCGCGAGGCGGCGTTCGTCAACGTCTACAGCAGGGTCAGCGGCGACTACCCGGACGGCATGGGGCACTTCCTGTTCACTGTGGATGGTGCGGCGGTCGGTATCGGCCACCTCCGTCCGTCCAACGAGCTGCCGGGCGAGCTGGCCGAGATCGGCTGGTTCGTCGCCCGCCCGCACTGGGGCACCGGCCTGGCCAGGGAAGCCACGGAAGCCTTGCTGCGGCACGCTTTCGACGACCTGGCCCTGCCCACCGTGTGGGCACTGGTGCACCCGGAGAACACGGGCAGCCTCAAGCTCTCGCAACGGCTGGGCTTCCTCGACGTCGGTGAGCGCTTCGCCTACGGCGCGGTGCACCGCGTGCAGGTCGCCCAGCGTCCACAAAGGACCGGGCTGCACCACGTCGAGCTGTGGGTCGGCGACCTCGACCACGCCCGCGACACCTTCGGCTGGCTGCTCACCGAACTCGGTTTCCGGCAGTACCAGTTGTGGGAGAACGGGATCAGCTGGCGGCTGGGCCCGACCTACATCGTCGCCGAGCGCTCGCCCGCGCGGAACAGCGACGTGCACGACCGCCTGCTGCCCGGCCTGAACCACCTCGCGCTGCACGCGGGGGACCGGGCCACGGTCGACCGGCTGACCGAGCAGTCGCGCGAGCACGGCTGGCGGCTGATGTTCGGCGACCGGCACCCGCACGCGGGCGGCGAGCACCACTACGCGGCCTACTTGGAAAACGCTGATGGCTTCCAGGTCGAGTTGGTGGCCGAGCCCGTCGAGGTGTGA
- a CDS encoding prepilin peptidase, whose product MEVLGALSGLVAGVVAGAGTRVVLGRLDRGASVRPPWCELAVGVLWAIMCGVGAPLWWLPVQLAIAWFAVALTAVDLCHRRLPDALTLPAYPIVGLVLLPAVLAGPGPPLVVRAVCGAALFLVVHAVVRMVSPDSLGAGDVKLSGSLGAVAGAVEWVALPVVVVLAAVITAIVGVFFGCLRRSESGGGQIPHGPGLLLATVVLALVPPGGQPVFDAGVPEG is encoded by the coding sequence ATGGAAGTTCTCGGAGCGTTGTCCGGCCTCGTCGCGGGAGTCGTGGCGGGAGCGGGAACGCGGGTGGTGCTCGGCCGGCTCGACCGCGGAGCGAGCGTGCGACCGCCGTGGTGCGAACTGGCGGTCGGCGTGCTGTGGGCGATCATGTGCGGCGTCGGCGCGCCGTTGTGGTGGCTGCCCGTGCAGCTCGCGATTGCATGGTTCGCCGTCGCGCTGACCGCGGTCGACCTGTGCCACCGCCGCCTGCCGGACGCGCTGACGTTGCCCGCCTATCCGATCGTGGGTCTGGTGTTGTTGCCCGCCGTGCTCGCCGGCCCGGGGCCACCACTGGTCGTGCGGGCGGTCTGTGGCGCGGCGCTGTTCCTGGTCGTCCACGCGGTCGTGCGCATGGTGTCTCCGGACTCACTGGGCGCGGGTGACGTCAAGCTCTCCGGCAGCCTCGGCGCGGTCGCGGGCGCGGTGGAGTGGGTCGCGCTGCCGGTGGTCGTGGTCCTCGCGGCGGTGATTACCGCCATAGTCGGTGTTTTCTTCGGGTGTTTGCGCAGAAGTGAGTCAGGAGGTGGACAGATCCCACACGGACCCGGGTTGTTGCTGGCCACGGTGGTGCTCGCGCTGGTTCCTCCCGGCGGGCAGCCGGTGTTCGACGCCGGGGTTCCGGAGGGCTGA
- the aroC gene encoding chorismate synthase, whose protein sequence is MLRWITAGESHGPALVAVLEGLVAGVEITTGDVAGHLARRRLGHGRGARMKFEADVVTFLGGVRHGLTQGGPVAVQVANSEWPRWEKVMSADPVPEEELAGLARSAPLTRPRPGHADLPGMQKYGFDDARPVLERASARETAARTALGAVARAFLRQTLGVEVISHVVSIGTVEAPAGVLPGPEDLEAIDASPVRVFDAAAGEAMVAEVDAAKADGDTLGGVVEVLAYGLPPGLGSHVHWDRRLDSRLAGALMGIQAIKGVEVGDGFETARRRGSKAHDEIDRSDSELGVSRRSNRAGGVEGGITNGEPLRVRAAMKPISTVPRALSTVDTATGEAAVAISQRSDACAVPAAGVVAEAMVALVLADAVLEKFGGDSVAETKRNAEAYLAALKERW, encoded by the coding sequence GTGTTGCGCTGGATCACCGCTGGAGAGTCGCACGGCCCTGCCCTGGTCGCCGTGCTCGAGGGCTTGGTCGCCGGGGTCGAGATCACCACTGGTGATGTCGCGGGCCATTTGGCCAGGAGGCGCCTGGGCCACGGCCGTGGCGCCCGGATGAAGTTCGAGGCCGATGTCGTCACCTTCCTCGGTGGCGTCCGGCACGGGCTGACCCAGGGCGGCCCCGTCGCCGTGCAGGTCGCCAACAGCGAGTGGCCGCGCTGGGAGAAGGTGATGTCGGCCGATCCGGTCCCCGAGGAGGAGCTGGCAGGGCTCGCCCGCAGCGCCCCGCTCACCCGGCCGCGACCCGGTCACGCCGATCTCCCCGGCATGCAGAAGTACGGCTTCGACGACGCGCGTCCGGTGCTGGAGCGAGCGAGCGCGCGGGAGACCGCGGCGCGCACCGCGCTCGGTGCGGTCGCGCGGGCCTTCCTGCGCCAGACCCTGGGCGTCGAGGTGATCAGCCACGTGGTGTCCATCGGCACCGTCGAGGCGCCCGCGGGCGTGCTGCCCGGGCCGGAGGACCTGGAGGCGATCGACGCCAGCCCGGTGCGCGTCTTCGACGCCGCGGCCGGCGAGGCCATGGTCGCCGAGGTGGACGCGGCCAAGGCCGACGGCGACACCCTCGGCGGCGTCGTCGAGGTGCTGGCCTACGGGCTGCCGCCGGGCCTGGGCTCGCACGTGCACTGGGACCGCAGGCTCGACTCGCGGCTCGCCGGCGCGCTCATGGGCATCCAGGCGATCAAGGGCGTCGAGGTCGGCGACGGCTTCGAGACCGCGCGGCGCCGCGGCAGCAAGGCGCACGACGAGATCGACCGTTCGGACAGCGAGCTGGGCGTCAGCCGCCGGTCCAACCGGGCGGGCGGCGTGGAGGGAGGCATCACCAACGGCGAGCCGCTGCGCGTGCGCGCGGCGATGAAGCCGATCTCCACCGTGCCCCGCGCTCTGTCCACTGTGGACACGGCGACCGGCGAGGCCGCCGTGGCGATCAGCCAGCGCTCCGACGCCTGCGCGGTGCCCGCCGCGGGCGTGGTCGCCGAGGCGATGGTGGCCCTGGTCCTCGCGGACGCGGTGCTGGAGAAGTTCGGCGGCGACTCGGTCGCCGAGACCAAGCGCAACGCCGAGGCCTACCTCGCCGCGCTGAAGGAGCGCTGGTGA
- a CDS encoding glycoside hydrolase family protein, producing the protein MGLRRPRNLLAALLCVLVLTACTTTTPPPEPPQPAMTGPAAVAPNRGAKGGTADLVPGILGTDRPRQSSGVVAAGGPQAPYNYGPTLLQENGRVRMWWCSQLIGAGPAGDDIVHGDAATPAGPFQAVGAVFSGSGGGFDAMHTCDPSVIKVSGTYYLYYTGAPSDHSHDNSIGVAASDDGVRWRRLAAGGPIVRASGEVRRANTYGAGQPAVFYLDGWFHLMFTDTTAAGAGPNGAGQFVLRAKDPLFAEQVQALTRDGFVPVGSTQAARTRSVVDAFSADWMWVPVLNAVAIAHETAEGTTLTFWDRAFARHPYRPVHIPGPWQEGPGLVRTAEGHATVSAEDPCGRASFDVVRATREPRAPTDLQHFGMDVRGFDGCTDTTRARKVLEGFALPAPDRTIDVIIGGNRVRVERKSVAERLAVRLLPTSVPALLRLPVLARLRPGAPAIRAPGRPFAFLLDDGRLWRVGSEPAAIANESPIVDVPVARWDSYRAGSTLGG; encoded by the coding sequence GTGGGACTGCGGCGGCCTCGGAACCTGCTCGCGGCGTTGCTCTGCGTGCTCGTCCTGACCGCGTGCACGACCACGACCCCGCCGCCCGAACCGCCCCAGCCCGCCATGACCGGACCCGCCGCGGTCGCGCCGAACCGGGGTGCCAAGGGCGGCACCGCGGACCTGGTCCCCGGCATCCTGGGCACCGATCGGCCGAGGCAGAGCAGCGGCGTCGTCGCGGCGGGCGGGCCTCAGGCGCCCTACAACTACGGCCCGACCCTGCTCCAGGAGAACGGCCGCGTCCGCATGTGGTGGTGCAGCCAGCTCATCGGTGCCGGCCCGGCGGGCGACGACATCGTGCACGGCGACGCCGCCACCCCCGCGGGGCCGTTCCAGGCGGTCGGCGCCGTGTTCAGCGGCAGCGGCGGCGGATTCGACGCCATGCACACCTGCGACCCGTCTGTGATCAAGGTCAGCGGGACCTACTACCTCTACTACACCGGCGCGCCCAGCGATCACAGCCACGACAACAGCATCGGCGTCGCGGCCAGCGACGACGGCGTCCGCTGGCGCAGGCTGGCCGCGGGCGGGCCCATCGTGCGCGCTTCGGGCGAGGTCCGCCGCGCCAACACCTACGGAGCCGGGCAGCCCGCCGTGTTCTACCTCGACGGCTGGTTCCACCTGATGTTCACCGACACCACCGCCGCCGGGGCCGGACCGAACGGGGCGGGCCAGTTCGTCCTGCGCGCCAAGGACCCGCTGTTCGCGGAGCAGGTGCAGGCGCTGACCAGGGACGGCTTCGTCCCGGTCGGCTCGACCCAGGCCGCCCGCACCCGCTCGGTCGTCGACGCGTTCAGCGCCGACTGGATGTGGGTGCCCGTGCTGAACGCCGTGGCCATCGCCCACGAGACCGCCGAGGGCACCACGCTCACGTTCTGGGACCGCGCCTTCGCCCGCCACCCGTACCGGCCCGTGCACATCCCCGGCCCCTGGCAGGAGGGCCCCGGCCTGGTCCGCACCGCGGAGGGGCACGCGACCGTCTCCGCCGAGGACCCCTGCGGGCGCGCTTCCTTCGATGTCGTCCGCGCCACCCGTGAGCCGCGTGCGCCGACCGACCTCCAGCACTTCGGCATGGACGTGCGCGGCTTCGACGGCTGCACCGACACCACACGAGCCCGCAAGGTCCTCGAAGGCTTCGCCCTGCCCGCCCCGGACCGCACCATCGACGTGATCATCGGCGGCAACCGCGTCCGCGTCGAGCGCAAGTCCGTCGCCGAGCGCCTGGCCGTTCGCCTGCTGCCGACCTCCGTGCCCGCGCTGCTGCGCCTGCCCGTCCTCGCGCGCCTGCGCCCCGGAGCACCCGCGATCCGCGCCCCCGGCCGCCCCTTCGCGTTCCTGCTCGACGACGGCAGGCTCTGGCGCGTCGGCTCCGAGCCCGCCGCGATCGCCAACGAGTCCCCCATCGTCGACGTCCCCGTCGCCCGCTGGGACTCCTACCGAGCCGGTTCCACCCTCGGCGGCTGA
- a CDS encoding WXG100 family type VII secretion target: MGSKKIPGFASPEKADEKEFPYDAAAVIAYWSALVDKGRSLKVVKEVQDSRGNPRAIKNLADKWGPEATKHILGAREGMSSARDDVRAYWEGGAFVAFNSYVEHVLKVMDDTAEVMRSMSKLNLDVLETTVNTYNSGINFIGECAQALLSAAASVAQNLLNLVGATCSAILEALSKFVGAVTELMIARNRSMMGYAKTGIALKQAAINLRVPDPIPSSVGDSGNWKVGRR; encoded by the coding sequence GTGGGTTCGAAGAAGATTCCAGGTTTTGCGTCACCGGAGAAAGCCGATGAAAAAGAGTTCCCGTACGATGCTGCCGCTGTTATTGCCTACTGGTCCGCCCTGGTTGACAAAGGTCGTTCACTGAAAGTTGTGAAGGAGGTTCAAGACAGTCGGGGTAATCCTCGGGCGATCAAGAATCTCGCTGATAAGTGGGGTCCGGAAGCGACTAAGCATATCCTCGGCGCGCGAGAAGGTATGAGCTCGGCGCGTGATGACGTCAGAGCGTACTGGGAAGGCGGCGCTTTTGTCGCCTTCAATTCTTACGTTGAGCACGTTCTCAAGGTGATGGATGACACGGCGGAAGTCATGAGGTCGATGTCGAAGCTGAACCTGGACGTGCTCGAAACAACGGTGAACACCTATAATTCGGGTATCAACTTTATCGGTGAATGTGCTCAGGCGCTGCTCAGTGCTGCGGCCTCGGTTGCGCAAAACCTGCTGAATCTCGTCGGAGCAACCTGCTCTGCCATCCTTGAGGCGCTGTCAAAATTTGTCGGCGCGGTGACAGAGCTCATGATCGCGCGCAATCGGTCGATGATGGGCTACGCCAAGACGGGGATCGCGTTGAAGCAGGCTGCCATAAATCTCCGTGTCCCAGACCCTATTCCGTCCTCGGTGGGAGACTCGGGTAACTGGAAGGTCGGTCGTCGGTGA